In Brassica napus cultivar Da-Ae chromosome C2, Da-Ae, whole genome shotgun sequence, the sequence CTGCCGAATAAGGGACtactcttgttcttcttgtgtctAATGTGTGAGTTTGTTTGTCTGTGTGTTGTGAGAGATTTGATAACTCTTTTGAAACAAAAGATTTGTGTAGaagaatatatatagagagaaagtgagagagtaAACAACAGAGCCAAACCAATGGTATGAGCTTCTGTTTGTGTTTGCTTGTGTAAGGGAGAATCTAAATGGGAAGTTATAACTTTTAAACTTCCGAGTCCATTTCAtctaaaaacatgttttcactGAAAGGAGTTTGAAATACGAAAAGCTAAATTATACAACAGCAAAGACGATAAATTTggtaaaattatatgatttctCTCTATGGTTAAGTGTTGGTTACAAGTAGAAACCACCTCATCATAGAGAATGACAACGAAATCATCAAGGAGCGGCTGAGCCAAATGAAGTTTTGTTGTATCCGTTCAAATGAAATTAGCTGGTTGATGTCCATCAATCGCTTATCagctaaaacaaatatttatgcTTTCTAGAGCAAGCCCCTTGGGCTGGTACACAAGTTCTGAGAGTTAAAAACTATACATAAGTGGAGTCGCGGTGAAAATTTTGAGTGTTTGCAACTTTGTTTGTTTAGATACTTCCCCTGTTTACAGAAATGCTCAGACGAGTCAATTATCCCATCCATTAGCGGTTCTTCGAGCACGTGAGATCGGTGAATTGTCCAGGATTTTTGAGTACAGGAGTCTCCTGAAACGGGCAAATCGAATATTCAGATAAGGAACCAAAAAAGCAAACATGTTACATATAAATGTTTGAAAATTTAAAGAACATTCTATATGACTTCTAGTTTTAGCTTTTGTGGGTCGTTCAAGGTTCTCTCTTTAATTATTCGGCAGGAACAATGCAGAAGGGGAAACTCTTGTAATGTACGGTGGTTCTTATAATTGTGATAGATAACGTAAATGTATATTCCAGAAAACAAAAGGATGAATGATTGTACAACTCACCAGTCTTAGTCTTAGAGGCTTAAACTACCAAACTGATTGTTCCAGTTGTCGTAGATTCCAAGCTCGTTCTGAGAAACCGAAGGCCTTACTTCCTGCAATGCGTCTTTAAAGTCCTGCATCATGACCAAATTGATGAAAAGAGAGACAGAACCAAAGTTTCTTTAAGCTACATGTGTATTCACGGAATTAACATAACATCCATTTAaatttaaacccaaaaaattatCATATATCAAGATCTTCATTTTGTGTTTACCTGAAGAGTCACAAGCCGCATGTCATCTTTCGTAAGGTTTGTTATTTCTATGCCTCGTTTGAGAGCTTCCCTCAATGGCcccatagttgcatctttcactaggTTCTTCATGTCTGATCCCGAGTACCCTGCAGTGAAAACATTCCCAAAAGAAGGTAATAGCTTGGTTATGCTGAAAATGTGCATTTGGGTTTAATGGGTTGTTGTCTTGGGTCTTTTAAGATCACAACTCCACAAATTGCCTACAATTCTACAGTGATTCTGAGTTTTTATGATAAGTTTACCTTCAGTTAGCTTGCAAATGATGTTCATATCATCTTCGGACAATGTAAACAACCCATCTTTCTGCAGGAGATTCTGTATAATCCATGCTCTTGCTTCttcaataacaaaaacaaaaccatgtAAAGacagttttttgaaaaaaaccaGAGACTGACATGAAAAGTGTGTTTATCATTCTTCACCAGATGAGGGAAGAGGAATGTAGAGTCTCTTGGTAAGCCGTCTTCTTGCTGCTTCATCGAGCTCTTGGGGTCTATTTGTTGCTcctgaccaaacaaaaacaatcaacATAAAGGACTCTCACAAAACCCACAAAATTGAAACCTGCCAGTCCCAATTCTTACCTATTAGGAGAATTTGCTCACTGCCGCTATCAAAACCTTCCATTTCAATCAGAAATTGTGTCTTGAGTCTTCTACTCGATTCATGTTCACCATCTGACTTGCGCTGTGGCAAAGGGTGAAAGTTCGTTTCTTTCAGCAAAATATTACATAAGGGAATCCAAAAATGCGAAAACATGCCACAAATTGTCTAATAATAAACACCGCCCTTTGTTTTTTAAGGACATTTTATATACATTGATAAAGTTTAAGAGATCAGAACAAACCTGAGATAGTAGAGAATCTATTTCATCTACAAATATCACTGCAGGCTGGCGGCAACTTGCAACTCCAAAAAGGGCCCTCACTAGCTTTTCACCTTCGCCAATCTGTATGTACACACGTTTGAACGTTAAATCTGCAGTGGAAAAGATCACTGACCTACATTTTACGAATGTTCTTGTGAAACGCAAGCAAAGATGTGGAACTAACCCACTTGCTTGTCAATGAACTGGCTGAAATATAGAAGAAAGTTgcttttgcttctccagctaTAGCTTTTCCGATCATAGTTTTACCAGTTCCCTGGAATGAAGTTGATACAGAAGTAAGAAACATATACAACAACATAGCATCTTCAATGTCTAAAAGGATAAGGGGTACCTACTGGTGGACCAAAGAGAAGAAGTCCTTTCCCAGGCGAACGACAACCTTTAAATATGTCAGGACGTAACAATGGCCAAATGACCATCTCAGTAACACACTTTTTAGCATGCTCCAGACCAGCTGCACAGCAATAACTCATGATGAAAAACTCCAGATGCAAGTGGGATAATAATATGCACAACATCGAAACATGTTTTAATTATCTTCTTGTACCAATATCATCCCAGCGGACATTGGGGTCTCGGTCCATAATCTCGTTGCTGACATGCTCTATAAGACGAGGTTCCAAGTTTCTCAACTTCTCGGGAAGCTCACCGTCAGGACCACAGAGCATCTCCAAACTAGAACAGGGCATCTTCTTTTCAGACTTACAGCAAGCATATTACAAAAATGGTGACAGAAATTGCTTATACAAAACATTTGAATTGATAAGTGTGTATATGCAACTAATATATGCAACTAAACACTACAACACAGGTGATTTTAACCAGAACAAGAAACCACGAATAGTTTTAACATATGTGATTTATCTTCTAGTCCTATTGTTAGGCATGTAATACTGCTGAATCACTATCAATGtgaaataaagaacaaaaactatgtttttttaatatagtaaTTAACAATCATTTACCATGTTCTGGTTGAGTCATCGAGCGTATCATCGGTCTTTCCACCAATACGAGACGTCGTATTTCCAACATTATTCCCGCTAGATTTAACTGGAGGAACAAAATTACCACGGTATCCACGTCTTAAATAGCCACCCGATCTTGCACCG encodes:
- the LOC111202897 gene encoding ATPase family AAA domain-containing protein FIGL1 translates to MAGKRTSPFSSPLLKPPPPLTTPKVEEETEFWRKEVDENLKRLQSLLFGADQFLEKSDFSSAQILGLRLLGFLDSRSVTEADRAFIGPIRREVASKVDSALEGLVSDSDRQAFELAKTAPGPIFGSKGEFDVEKIKQSKHFHFHLSQPNGKGVKELGERLDARKLIPKASKPMMQARLTSLYGNSMVKPDSQRRPSVSNQESTSEECVIVERSHGVGFGTKRAHAEISNPTNHGEKEDGAANGFVSAKTKLEMDVRQKRGSTGAPNSSLSPQGENNASARGYGARSGGYLRRGYRGNFVPPVKSSGNNVGNTTSRIGGKTDDTLDDSTRTCLEMLCGPDGELPEKLRNLEPRLIEHVSNEIMDRDPNVRWDDIAGLEHAKKCVTEMVIWPLLRPDIFKGCRSPGKGLLLFGPPGTGKTMIGKAIAGEAKATFFYISASSLTSKWIGEGEKLVRALFGVASCRQPAVIFVDEIDSLLSQRKSDGEHESSRRLKTQFLIEMEGFDSGSEQILLIGATNRPQELDEAARRRLTKRLYIPLPSSEARAWIIQNLLQKDGLFTLSEDDMNIICKLTEGYSGSDMKNLVKDATMGPLREALKRGIEITNLTKDDMRLVTLQDFKDALQEVRPSVSQNELGIYDNWNNQFGSLSL